The DNA sequence AAGTGTATCACCTCAATAACTTGCCCTATTTTAAAAATCCATGTTTATCGAAGGTTATTAAGTGTTTTAGAAATATTGATGTTTCAATCATTTTAGTAAGTAatctttattataaaattactgAAATGTATGACAATAATTCTTTTACATCCAATTTTCGAGCAGAAGTTGATTGAAGGCAGAGCTGGTGATGTAATGGAGGAAGTGTCAAAGACCCATCAAGCTATCAAGTGAGTAAaacatatacatataaatcTTGAGTTATCATAAACATGTACATTATATTTCTTTTCTCGAGTTTTAAGGTAATATCAGAgggataataatttaaaattattttatttaaattaatatttataattatacatTATTACATTTAATATTAATCATTCATTTcgataataattattttaagatagctacttttatatataaaaaggtctatttcaaatgaataatataataacagaaaattattataaaaataatacacgtatattaaaatcaatcattatatatttgtatataaatatatatattgtttaattggtacgaaaaattttgttttaattaataAGGGAAGGAATAATTTTGGTGCGTGTATAGGTCGCTGGACAAGGCCGTATCAACGTTGGAAATGGAGCTGACAGCAGCTCGGAGAAGCGAAAATAGTGGGGAGCAGTTGAAGAGGCAAGAGGGTGGTTTACAGAAAGCTTTTGTGGTGATTGGAATCAACACAGCGTTCAGCagcaaaaagagaagagagTCGATACGGGAAACATGGTTACCGAAAGGAAGCGAGCTTAAGGAACTGGAGAAAGAGAAGGGGATTGTTGTGAGGTTCATGATAGGCCACAGCACCACTGCAGGTGGCATTCTCGATAAAGCAATTGACGCAGAAGAGGCTCAACACAATGATTTCTTGAGGCTCGACCATGTTGAGGGCTACCATGAGCTTTCTACCAAGACTCGCCTCTTTTTCTCCACTGTTGTTTCTTTGTGGGATGCTGATTTCTATGTCAAGGTTGATGATGACATCCATTTAAATCTTGGTACGTTTCCATGcatcttaattaattaataatctaaCTCTATTATTGTCATCACTCAACTCTCAAATTTGTTAATGCAGGCATGCTAGTGAGTACCCTTGCTAAGTACAGATCAAGACCTAGGGTTTATATTGGCTGCATGAAATCCGGTCCAGTTCTATATCAAAAGTAAGGTTATTAATATGTTAATACTCAAAATAATCCTAAATATCAAGGGTCAATTAGTCCTTCAAATGTCTCCCCGTTGATTCTTAAAAGATAGTAAATCTGAATAGTACTTCTTTAGTAGAAGAATCAATTAcatttattattgtattttgaAACATTTGATTTCTTTTAGGGTCAAATTGATCCACTTGATCTTTTAGAAaccatttttattattaatcctattattatacattatattatattattattaatgtgaaataattaattaagatgGTTTAAATGAAACATGGTGTGGGTGCAGAGGGGTAAAGTATCATGAGGCTGAGCACTGGAAGTTTGGAGAAGAAGGGAACAAGTATTTCAGGCATGCCACTGGCCAAATATATGCCATCTCCAAGGATCTTGCTACATATATCTCCATCAACTGGTGATTACTTCTTTGTCCTTtcccaaacttcacccatttAATTCATTAAAGAACTACCTATTAGCCTTAAATAATTCAAGTCCTAAATAATAATGCTACATAGCTAGCcaatattattatttcttttgtCGGTATTTGATTATAATAATTTATCCTTATATTTACAgcacacaaaaaatatttaatttatatttatatttactaaagttttatacacataaataaatacaatttgtacttatatttttttagagtttacacatattaattaataaaatttatttattaaaaataatttaatatttatattaatcaaataatgacaaaaataataaaaaatactggCTCCAAAAATTTCTGATCCCTAGATATAGATTAATTGATATTGAGGGAGCTATATCTCTTGTGAAATCTTTAGTGTTCAAACAATACCATGTTTGAAGAAACAGGTGacttccccttttttttttacatatatttCACCCATTTAAGAATTTTATTTAATGGCAAAtggtttttctgtttttttttttttttttggactagATAGCAAACGTTTAACTATTGGAGATTTTGACCTTTTGTTTGGTTATGAAATTAggatatgtttttttttataattatgaaATTAGGATATTTAATGCAAATAAATTTACAGGCCCATATTACACAGATATGCAAATGAGGACGTCTCTTTAGGGTCATGGTTATTGGGCCTAGAAGTTGAACATATCGATGAACGCTCTATGTGTTGTGGGACACCTCCTGGTAAATATTTTGAATCCCCATAATTATTATATGCACAATGcactatttcttttttttcttacatTTTATACGTATATTTTTTACTCTTTGATGTATCACTATATTTTGTAACTTTACTTCCAAATatgacaatttattttttcttttgagtATGGCACAGATTGTGATTGGAAGGCAAGGACAGGAAACGTGTGCGTGGCATCTTTTGATTGGTCTTGCAGTGGAATATGTAAATCGGTGGAGAGAATGAAAGATATACACAAAGCTTGTGGGGAAGGAGATGGAGCTGTTTGGAACGTTGACCTCTAATTCATAAATTCGTTTTCAGAAACACCTTATACTTTACTGCTTTTGCATCAAGAGGAATTCAATAcattttcctttctttctttctttttttcttttttctgaaAAAATTGTTTCCAAATTTCCTAGTGACAATATCTATAATAACATCCCCACTTGACAGGGGTTTTCAATCTTCGCTGGGATTTCTCCCTTcgacaacttttttttttttttctttagagAGCTTTTAAATGTAGTTGGGTTGAATAGCCATAAAAAGTTTCTTGTTCGggtatattttaataaaaaagaaaaatggtaATGTTTTATAATGTCTAGATTAGTGATATGATAAGTCATTGTTTATAAAGGTTTCATTATTGTGTTGGACCTTatagttttgcaaaatttttaattaagtttttatattttttttaattgggtttctgcaccaatttttttcttttaattatattttttttatagtaattAGTTTAGTTGTTTAGgtatccaattaaaaaaaattggtgcacggacccaaataaaatataaaaaaataaaagaactcaattaaaaaaatatttagtacaaggattcaattaaaaaaatatataaaaatttaattaaaattttataaaattataaaaccaATAGAGTAATTTATAAACTCATTTATAACTCATCATTTCATTATTATTAAACAAAGTACAAATATAGCAATTATAAAGTGATAACTTGCTATACAAACAATTGATTAAATCAAATGTGAATGGGACACCAAAATTGAGGAGATGTAAGTAACTAAAGAAGCGATTTATTATAAGAGTTagattttcataattatatttatataaatgtAAACCAAAACTTGCATAAATacttataattaaaattaatagaacCCTACctgat is a window from the Arachis stenosperma cultivar V10309 chromosome 3, arast.V10309.gnm1.PFL2, whole genome shotgun sequence genome containing:
- the LOC130970691 gene encoding probable beta-1,3-galactosyltransferase 8, whose product is MRGKPASGKAIFVLCIACFLAGTLFTGQMWTRPSNTDNNSNNNNNNNNLVPLPKPRDCDHKRKLIEGRAGDVMEEVSKTHQAIKSLDKAVSTLEMELTAARRSENSGEQLKRQEGGLQKAFVVIGINTAFSSKKRRESIRETWLPKGSELKELEKEKGIVVRFMIGHSTTAGGILDKAIDAEEAQHNDFLRLDHVEGYHELSTKTRLFFSTVVSLWDADFYVKVDDDIHLNLGMLVSTLAKYRSRPRVYIGCMKSGPVLYQKGVKYHEAEHWKFGEEGNKYFRHATGQIYAISKDLATYISINWPILHRYANEDVSLGSWLLGLEVEHIDERSMCCGTPPDCDWKARTGNVCVASFDWSCSGICKSVERMKDIHKACGEGDGAVWNVDL